Proteins found in one Pontibacter sp. SGAir0037 genomic segment:
- a CDS encoding MBL fold metallo-hydrolase: MKRRRFLSSITVGGLAVAVPSFLFAYDKATSYTPVANSYTHNPQLKNLLSDYNWPGTPLDQKGLFMNHEFPFWPRFGDVLKWQTERNFYKATKKTDSSRLAVVKQQSLQKIGDNTIVWLGHACFLIHLNGLKILIDPVLDSPSFTMKRYSELPLEKSQLIGLDYILISHDHRDHCDESSIKLLAKQNPEATWLCGLQLDTLIRKWTASEKVQAAGWYQQYKTDEEKVKISFLPTRHWARRGLSDTNTTLWGAFMLEAGGKKIYFGGDSGYGSHVKQVREVFGQVDYYIAGIGAFAPRWFMGPSHMHPEEAAQACEDLKPAYLLPMHFGTFDLSDEPLMEPERLIRQLKADGAFASELLLPAVGEVLQL, from the coding sequence ATGAAAAGACGAAGGTTTTTGAGCAGTATTACTGTAGGAGGACTTGCAGTAGCTGTTCCGAGCTTTCTTTTCGCTTATGATAAAGCAACCAGTTATACACCCGTGGCAAACAGCTATACGCACAACCCTCAACTAAAGAATCTGCTGAGTGACTACAACTGGCCGGGTACTCCACTCGATCAGAAAGGTCTTTTCATGAACCACGAGTTCCCATTCTGGCCACGTTTTGGCGATGTGCTGAAATGGCAGACAGAAAGGAATTTTTACAAAGCCACCAAGAAGACCGATAGCAGCCGGCTGGCTGTGGTAAAGCAGCAGTCGCTGCAAAAAATAGGCGATAACACCATAGTGTGGCTGGGGCACGCCTGTTTTCTGATACACCTGAACGGGTTGAAAATCCTGATTGATCCTGTGCTGGATTCGCCTTCGTTTACCATGAAGCGGTATTCAGAGCTGCCTTTGGAGAAGAGCCAGCTCATCGGGCTGGATTATATCCTGATCTCCCACGACCACCGCGACCATTGCGATGAAAGCAGCATTAAGCTACTGGCAAAGCAGAACCCGGAAGCAACCTGGCTGTGCGGCCTGCAGCTTGACACGCTGATCCGTAAATGGACCGCTTCTGAAAAGGTGCAGGCGGCAGGTTGGTACCAGCAGTATAAAACAGATGAAGAGAAGGTGAAAATCAGCTTTTTGCCTACCAGGCACTGGGCACGGAGAGGCCTTAGCGATACGAACACAACATTGTGGGGAGCCTTTATGCTCGAAGCCGGGGGGAAAAAGATATACTTTGGAGGCGACAGCGGTTACGGAAGCCATGTAAAACAGGTGCGCGAAGTATTTGGCCAGGTAGATTATTATATTGCCGGTATCGGAGCCTTTGCTCCCCGCTGGTTTATGGGGCCGTCGCACATGCACCCCGAAGAGGCAGCCCAGGCGTGTGAAGACCTGAAACCAGCTTACCTGCTGCCGATGCACTTTGGTACCTTCGACTTGTCAGACGAACCTTTGATGGAACCGGAAAGGCTGATCCGGCAATTGAAAGCTGATGGGGCGTTTGCAAGCGAACTGCTATTACCGGCAGTAGGAGAGGTGCTTCAGCTCTGA
- a CDS encoding HAD family phosphatase: MEQAQENVRVVAFDLNGTFYNKSSKDEFYAFICKKRPKRIKYYFEMLYYKLLKQMHQMNHTEFKENFFNYLDDLTPEQVEAYATEFWQQEYPAHFNKKIKNRLDALKQEGVVTYCATGGLELYIKPLFEMYKVDGYAGTRVAYHNKTYLVQGKACKAEEKLERLEKFLEGKPYTIVEAYSDSRESILDKAEKAYLVENGELKPYQQDQA; encoded by the coding sequence ATGGAGCAGGCGCAGGAAAATGTACGTGTAGTAGCTTTCGATTTGAATGGCACCTTTTACAACAAAAGTTCGAAAGATGAGTTTTATGCTTTCATCTGTAAAAAACGACCAAAGCGAATAAAGTACTATTTCGAGATGCTTTACTATAAGCTTCTGAAGCAGATGCACCAGATGAACCATACAGAATTTAAAGAGAACTTTTTTAATTATCTGGATGATCTGACACCGGAGCAGGTAGAGGCCTATGCCACTGAATTCTGGCAGCAGGAGTATCCCGCTCATTTTAACAAGAAAATAAAGAACCGGCTGGATGCACTGAAGCAGGAAGGAGTTGTAACGTACTGTGCCACTGGCGGATTAGAACTTTACATAAAGCCTCTTTTCGAAATGTATAAGGTAGATGGCTATGCCGGCACCAGAGTAGCGTACCATAACAAAACTTATCTTGTACAGGGAAAAGCCTGTAAAGCAGAGGAAAAACTTGAGCGCCTCGAAAAGTTTCTGGAAGGCAAACCCTACACAATAGTAGAAGCATATTCCGATAGCAGGGAATCTATTCTTGACAAAGCAGAAAAAGCCTATCTGGTAGAGAATGGAGAGCTTAAGCCTTACCAGCAGGATCAGGCATAA
- a CDS encoding carboxylesterase/lipase family protein has product MHYLKRFSFLLLLAMLLAPMADAQTKSKASGTLAANQAKTVNGIVEGTLEASGIRLFKGVPFAAPPVGELRWREPQPVQNWQGVRSAKMFGPRAMQLQVFGDMGFRSDGMNEDCLYLNVWTPAKSDKEKLPVLVYFYGGGFVAGDGSEGRYDGESMAQKGIVAITVNYRLGAFGFFAHPELTQESPHKSSGNYGYMDQNAALQWVKKNIAAFGGDPAKVTIVGESAGSISVSAQMATPLSKGLIAGAIGESGALLNSSLDPVPLAKAEENGVKFATSIEKNSLKELRDMPAQELLEAAGKLGIGHFTSTIDGYFFPKAPVDIFAAGEQVKVPLLAGWNSEEMNYMVVLGREQPTVQNFQNAVRRLYPNNAEEILKAYPAATDADVVQAATDLAGDRFIAYSTWKWLDLHHKTSGEPVYRYLFSRPRPPMTPEMGNATAGLAGGVVKEEDPNAFKMPPARGAVHAAEIEYAMGNLRYNNVYAWTPDDHKVSEVMQNYFANFIKTGNPNSKGLPEWPALGKGTNAQVMHIDVKTGAQPDKTKSRYQVLDKLHTK; this is encoded by the coding sequence ATGCACTACTTAAAAAGATTTAGTTTTCTGTTGCTGTTGGCCATGCTCTTGGCTCCAATGGCAGATGCCCAAACCAAAAGCAAGGCATCGGGTACTTTAGCAGCTAACCAGGCTAAAACTGTTAATGGTATTGTAGAAGGTACTTTAGAGGCAAGCGGCATCCGTTTGTTTAAAGGTGTTCCGTTTGCTGCGCCTCCTGTAGGCGAACTTCGCTGGCGCGAGCCGCAGCCCGTTCAGAACTGGCAAGGCGTGCGAAGCGCCAAAATGTTTGGTCCGCGTGCCATGCAATTGCAGGTGTTCGGCGACATGGGTTTCCGTTCCGACGGCATGAACGAAGATTGCCTGTATCTGAATGTATGGACTCCGGCTAAATCTGATAAAGAAAAATTACCGGTGCTGGTATACTTTTATGGCGGCGGGTTTGTAGCCGGTGACGGTTCAGAGGGCCGTTACGATGGCGAAAGTATGGCACAGAAGGGTATAGTTGCCATTACAGTAAACTACAGGCTGGGTGCCTTCGGCTTTTTTGCTCACCCGGAACTAACGCAGGAGTCGCCTCATAAATCGTCTGGCAACTATGGGTACATGGACCAGAATGCAGCGCTGCAGTGGGTAAAGAAAAACATTGCCGCGTTTGGGGGCGATCCGGCTAAAGTAACCATTGTCGGTGAATCGGCTGGCTCTATATCTGTTAGCGCCCAGATGGCTACCCCGCTTTCTAAAGGCCTGATAGCTGGTGCTATCGGCGAAAGTGGTGCATTGCTTAATTCCAGCCTCGATCCTGTACCACTTGCAAAGGCCGAAGAAAACGGAGTAAAATTTGCGACCAGTATAGAGAAAAACTCACTTAAAGAACTGCGGGATATGCCGGCCCAGGAACTGCTTGAGGCAGCCGGAAAACTGGGGATAGGTCATTTTACCTCTACGATAGATGGTTATTTTTTCCCGAAAGCTCCCGTAGATATTTTTGCTGCAGGAGAACAGGTTAAAGTGCCGCTTCTGGCTGGCTGGAATTCCGAAGAGATGAATTATATGGTTGTGCTGGGTAGAGAGCAACCTACCGTACAGAATTTTCAGAATGCCGTCAGGAGATTGTACCCGAACAATGCCGAAGAGATTTTAAAGGCTTACCCTGCAGCTACAGATGCAGATGTGGTACAGGCAGCTACCGACCTGGCGGGCGACCGTTTTATTGCCTACAGCACCTGGAAGTGGTTAGACCTGCACCATAAAACTTCGGGTGAGCCGGTATACAGATACTTGTTTTCGCGCCCGCGCCCGCCTATGACACCTGAAATGGGCAATGCCACAGCCGGACTTGCCGGTGGCGTTGTAAAAGAGGAAGATCCGAATGCCTTTAAAATGCCTCCTGCCCGTGGTGCCGTACATGCTGCAGAAATCGAGTATGCTATGGGCAACTTAAGGTATAACAACGTATACGCCTGGACACCAGACGACCATAAGGTATCGGAGGTAATGCAAAACTACTTTGCCAACTTTATAAAAACAGGCAACCCCAATAGTAAAGGCCTACCGGAATGGCCGGCACTGGGCAAGGGTACCAATGCGCAGGTAATGCACATCGATGTTAAAACCGGAGCGCAGCCTGATAAAACAAAGTCACGCTACCAGGTACTCGACAAATTGCATACAAAATAA
- a CDS encoding HipA family kinase, which translates to MKYSPPEIRTVQVVRYVTPLREGGSLPALVEADDDFLYVIKFRGAGQGVKALIAELIGGEIARALGFKVPEIVFMTLDEAFGRTEPDEEIQDLLRASEGLNLALHYLSGSITFDALVTTVDATLASQVVWLDCLITNVDRTPRNTNMLMWHKELWLIDHGASLYFHHSWQNWEEQAKRPFAQIKDHVLLPRATALEATDTAFRAILTPERIRAIVSLIPDEWLLSADSPFETAEEHRQAYYQFLETRVSHSEIFIKQAQHAREALI; encoded by the coding sequence ATGAAATATAGCCCACCAGAGATCAGAACGGTGCAGGTAGTACGTTATGTAACGCCCCTGCGCGAAGGAGGCTCTTTGCCAGCACTTGTAGAGGCTGATGATGACTTTCTGTATGTTATAAAATTCAGAGGAGCCGGACAAGGTGTCAAAGCCCTGATTGCAGAGCTGATCGGCGGTGAAATAGCCCGGGCTCTTGGCTTTAAGGTTCCTGAAATTGTTTTCATGACGCTGGATGAAGCCTTTGGGCGGACAGAGCCTGATGAGGAGATACAGGACCTGCTCCGTGCCAGCGAAGGATTAAACCTGGCGCTGCATTACCTTTCCGGATCTATTACATTTGATGCCCTGGTTACAACTGTGGATGCAACACTGGCCTCTCAGGTGGTGTGGCTGGATTGCCTGATCACAAATGTTGATCGCACGCCCCGTAATACTAATATGCTCATGTGGCACAAAGAACTATGGCTGATAGACCACGGCGCCTCCCTCTATTTCCACCACTCCTGGCAAAACTGGGAAGAACAGGCAAAGCGGCCTTTTGCACAGATAAAGGACCATGTGTTGCTTCCTCGTGCCACAGCATTAGAGGCTACCGACACTGCTTTTCGCGCTATCCTGACACCGGAACGTATACGAGCAATTGTTTCCCTGATTCCGGACGAATGGCTTTTAAGTGCAGATTCGCCATTTGAGACTGCCGAAGAGCACCGCCAGGCTTATTACCAGTTCCTGGAAACCAGAGTTTCCCATTCAGAAATATTCATCAAACAAGCGCAGCATGCAAGAGAAGCACTTATTTGA
- a CDS encoding DUF3037 domain-containing protein codes for MQEKHLFEYAVIRVVPRVEREEFLNVGVILYCSSKGFLQTLYTLREERLKAFSADLDLEELQERLRAFERICKGRSEGGTIGQLPVASRFRWLTATRSTIVQTSPVHPGLCHDPQEMLQRLYTQLVL; via the coding sequence ATGCAAGAGAAGCACTTATTTGAGTATGCCGTTATCCGGGTTGTACCCCGTGTCGAACGTGAAGAATTTCTGAATGTAGGGGTTATACTTTACTGTTCCTCCAAGGGCTTTTTACAAACCCTTTATACGTTGCGGGAAGAAAGGCTGAAAGCTTTTTCGGCTGACCTGGACCTGGAAGAACTGCAGGAACGGTTACGTGCTTTTGAACGCATCTGCAAAGGCCGTTCAGAGGGTGGAACCATTGGTCAGCTTCCTGTTGCCTCCCGCTTTCGCTGGCTCACGGCTACCCGTAGTACCATAGTACAAACATCTCCTGTGCACCCCGGGTTATGCCACGATCCACAGGAGATGCTTCAAAGGCTTTATACGCAGCTGGTCTTATAA
- a CDS encoding zeta toxin family protein has translation MPNLYIISGCNGAGKTTASFTVLPEMLGCREFVNADEIARGLSPFQPEKVAVEAGRIMLQRIDELLKKKGDFALETTLSTRSYAQTIKRAREIGYNVTLVYFWLASPELAIQRVKNRVAEGGHHITEEIIRRRYKKGVKNLFQLFIPICDYWIIIDNSQAPYNIVAEGQEDQELKVQNQSVWEKLEALSHE, from the coding sequence ATGCCAAATTTATACATTATTTCGGGTTGTAACGGTGCTGGAAAGACAACTGCTTCTTTCACAGTTCTCCCCGAAATGCTAGGTTGCCGTGAATTTGTTAACGCAGACGAGATTGCCCGCGGACTCTCTCCTTTCCAACCAGAAAAGGTAGCCGTAGAAGCGGGAAGAATCATGCTTCAAAGAATTGACGAGCTACTAAAAAAGAAGGGTGATTTTGCCCTTGAAACCACACTTTCAACAAGAAGTTACGCGCAGACAATCAAGAGAGCCAGAGAAATTGGGTATAATGTTACCCTCGTTTACTTCTGGTTAGCATCTCCTGAGTTAGCCATTCAACGAGTGAAGAACAGAGTTGCAGAAGGTGGCCATCATATTACAGAAGAAATAATTCGTAGAAGATATAAAAAGGGAGTTAAAAATCTTTTTCAGTTATTCATCCCTATTTGCGACTATTGGATTATCATTGATAATTCACAGGCACCATACAACATAGTGGCAGAAGGGCAGGAAGATCAGGAGTTAAAAGTACAGAATCAATCAGTTTGGGAAAAGCTAGAAGCGTTGAGCCATGAATAA
- the ltrA gene encoding group II intron reverse transcriptase/maturase, translated as MIKTKPFTISKHIVHQAYLRVKQNGGSAGVDGLNLEEFDQDSRNHLYRLWNRMSSGSYMPAPVLLVEIPKSGGGTRPLGIPTVTDRIAQMVVTMTLAPVLEPVFHDDSYGYRPGKSALEAVGKARQRCWRQDWVLDLDIKGFFDSIPHELLLKAVRRHTDCKWVLLYIERWLKTPVQQRNGITTERTKGTPQGAVISPLLANLFLHYCMDEWLRIKYPGCPFERYADDCVIHCSTEQQAIALKEALAERLKACGLEMHPEKTKIVYCRDEDRRKSYPNMSFEFLGYTFRSRKSRNKQGKYFIGFLPAVGDKARKAIRERIRAWKLTSRSGSSLTRLAEEINPVLKGWINYYGHFYKSELYEVLRYLNLVLKSWARQKYKKLQGHKIRASDWLGKVAKAIPNLFAHWQLGVRP; from the coding sequence ATGATTAAGACAAAACCATTTACCATCTCAAAGCACATCGTGCACCAGGCTTACCTGCGTGTAAAACAAAACGGAGGTAGCGCAGGTGTGGATGGGCTAAACCTCGAGGAGTTCGACCAGGACAGCAGAAATCACCTTTACCGGTTATGGAACCGAATGAGCTCGGGAAGCTATATGCCCGCACCCGTCTTACTGGTGGAAATTCCCAAGAGCGGCGGGGGCACCCGTCCACTAGGAATACCCACTGTTACGGATCGTATTGCCCAGATGGTAGTCACCATGACATTGGCACCAGTACTGGAGCCTGTGTTCCATGACGACTCCTATGGGTACAGGCCGGGCAAAAGCGCACTGGAAGCGGTGGGCAAAGCCAGGCAGCGGTGCTGGCGGCAGGACTGGGTTCTGGACCTGGACATCAAAGGCTTCTTCGACAGCATCCCGCACGAGTTGCTCCTAAAAGCAGTGCGCAGGCACACAGACTGCAAATGGGTGCTGCTCTACATCGAGCGGTGGCTCAAAACACCTGTGCAGCAAAGAAACGGCATAACCACAGAAAGGACAAAGGGCACTCCGCAGGGAGCAGTCATCAGTCCGCTGCTGGCCAACCTGTTTCTGCACTACTGCATGGACGAGTGGCTGCGGATAAAGTATCCCGGTTGCCCGTTCGAGCGCTACGCAGACGACTGTGTGATACACTGCAGCACCGAGCAGCAGGCGATAGCGCTTAAAGAAGCACTGGCAGAAAGGCTAAAGGCATGTGGCTTGGAGATGCACCCGGAGAAGACCAAAATTGTTTACTGCAGGGACGAGGACCGACGCAAAAGTTACCCGAACATGTCTTTTGAATTTCTGGGCTATACATTCAGAAGCAGGAAGTCACGGAATAAGCAGGGTAAATATTTTATCGGATTCTTACCGGCAGTTGGCGATAAAGCCAGGAAGGCAATCCGGGAAAGGATAAGGGCATGGAAGTTGACCAGCAGAAGCGGCAGCAGCCTGACAAGGCTGGCCGAGGAAATCAACCCAGTTCTGAAAGGCTGGATTAACTACTACGGACACTTCTACAAATCGGAACTCTATGAGGTATTGAGATATTTGAACCTTGTACTCAAGAGCTGGGCCAGGCAGAAGTATAAGAAACTGCAGGGCCATAAAATCAGAGCAAGCGATTGGCTGGGGAAGGTGGCTAAGGCCATTCCGAACCTGTTTGCGCACTGGCAGCTGGGAGTAAGGCCGTGA
- a CDS encoding ester cyclase, with product MSKKETAVTFLKLAGTGQVKEAFDKFTTPDFIHHNQYFQGSREALQKAMEDDHQTSPNKSIEVKHSYQDADTVITHSLVVKQDMEIAVVHIFRFRSDKIIELWDLGQPIAKDSPNENGLF from the coding sequence ATGAGCAAAAAAGAAACCGCAGTAACATTTCTAAAATTAGCAGGTACCGGTCAGGTTAAAGAAGCATTTGATAAATTCACTACCCCAGACTTTATCCATCACAACCAGTATTTTCAGGGCAGCCGGGAAGCTTTGCAAAAAGCAATGGAAGACGACCACCAAACAAGCCCAAATAAGTCTATAGAAGTTAAACACAGTTATCAGGATGCAGATACTGTAATTACCCATTCCCTTGTTGTTAAGCAAGACATGGAAATAGCCGTAGTTCATATTTTCAGATTCAGAAGTGATAAAATAATTGAACTATGGGATTTAGGCCAACCCATAGCAAAAGATTCTCCTAATGAAAATGGGCTTTTTTAG
- the map gene encoding type I methionyl aminopeptidase: MSITKESELTGMKAVSDVVAYTLKEMIHFAKPGMTTKELDDFGGKILSDFGAKSAPYQTYKFPGWTCISVNNEFCHGIPSSKKVLKEGDLINIDVSAELNGFWSDNGASFILGEDLNGHQKLVDASKQILQKTINHIKGGVRISEIGYLIETEAKRRGFKVIKNLTGHGIGRSLHEEPSEIANFKDKSNFNRFKKNAVVAIETFITTTSTYAETLKDGWTLVGNKGGFMAQHEHTIMVTDGAPIILTEKNEIFN, from the coding sequence ATGTCTATAACAAAAGAATCAGAATTAACAGGGATGAAAGCAGTAAGCGACGTAGTTGCTTATACTTTAAAAGAAATGATTCATTTTGCCAAGCCAGGAATGACCACAAAAGAATTAGACGATTTTGGCGGTAAAATCCTTTCTGACTTTGGAGCAAAATCTGCCCCTTACCAGACCTATAAATTTCCGGGGTGGACTTGCATAAGCGTGAACAATGAATTTTGTCACGGCATCCCCTCCAGCAAAAAAGTTTTAAAAGAAGGCGACTTAATAAATATAGATGTTTCGGCAGAACTTAATGGTTTTTGGTCAGACAATGGCGCTTCATTTATTCTTGGAGAAGATTTAAACGGTCACCAAAAACTCGTTGACGCTTCCAAACAAATCCTGCAAAAAACAATAAATCATATTAAAGGGGGTGTTCGTATTTCTGAAATTGGTTACTTAATTGAGACTGAAGCAAAAAGACGTGGCTTTAAGGTTATTAAGAATTTAACAGGACACGGAATCGGTAGAAGCCTTCATGAAGAACCATCTGAAATAGCTAATTTCAAGGACAAATCCAACTTTAACAGGTTTAAGAAGAACGCTGTTGTTGCCATTGAAACTTTTATAACAACAACATCTACTTATGCTGAAACTTTAAAGGACGGCTGGACCCTGGTTGGAAATAAGGGTGGTTTCATGGCACAACACGAGCACACAATTATGGTGACAGATGGTGCCCCGATTATACTAACAGAAAAGAATGAAATTTTTAATTAG
- a CDS encoding TolC family protein has protein sequence MFKRIIYKCVGVACLSLAFTACITPSVVERTANTAVPASFNNSQDTTNIAKMRWKDYFTDPYLTALIDTALQHNQELNITLQEIAISRNEVRVRKGEYLPFVGLQGSAGVDKVPRYTNIGAMEATTEIKPEKEMPEPLPDFLVGAYATWEVDIWNKLHNAKKAAVSRYLSSVEGRNFMVTNLIAEIADSYFELLALDNQLAIVKQNIDIQSNALRIVKLQKEATRVNELAVRRFEAQVFSTQSLQYDIQQRITETENRINFLLGRYPQTIPRNAESFNTLVPATIHAGLPSQLLANRPDIKQAELELAASKLDVKVAKAQFYPSLGISAAIGYRAFNPAYLLKTPESLLYTLAGDIVAPLINRNAIKATYSSASAKQLQAVYNYERTILNAYLEVANQLAKIDNLERSYDLKSKQVQALTQSIDISNDLFRSARADYMEVLMTQRDALESRFELVETKKQQMSALVNIYQALGGGWN, from the coding sequence ATGTTTAAAAGAATCATATATAAATGTGTAGGAGTAGCTTGCCTGTCTTTAGCTTTTACGGCTTGCATAACTCCATCAGTAGTAGAAAGAACAGCGAATACGGCTGTACCTGCGAGTTTTAACAACTCGCAGGATACAACTAATATAGCAAAGATGCGGTGGAAAGATTATTTCACCGATCCTTATCTGACAGCCTTAATTGATACGGCGCTGCAGCACAACCAGGAACTGAACATCACGTTGCAGGAGATTGCTATTTCCAGAAACGAAGTAAGGGTTAGAAAAGGGGAGTACTTGCCCTTTGTAGGCCTGCAGGGTTCAGCCGGCGTTGACAAAGTGCCTAGATACACTAACATAGGGGCAATGGAGGCTACCACCGAAATTAAGCCGGAAAAAGAAATGCCAGAGCCTTTGCCAGACTTTTTAGTCGGAGCCTATGCTACCTGGGAAGTAGATATCTGGAATAAGCTGCACAATGCTAAAAAGGCGGCAGTGAGCAGGTATTTGTCTTCGGTTGAAGGTCGAAACTTTATGGTTACTAACCTTATTGCTGAAATAGCTGATTCTTATTTTGAATTGCTGGCCCTTGATAACCAGTTAGCCATTGTAAAGCAGAACATCGATATTCAAAGCAATGCCCTGCGAATTGTGAAGCTACAGAAAGAAGCTACCAGGGTAAACGAACTGGCTGTCCGCAGATTTGAGGCGCAGGTATTCAGTACCCAAAGCCTGCAGTACGACATTCAGCAGCGGATTACCGAAACGGAGAACAGGATAAATTTTCTGCTGGGCCGGTACCCGCAGACAATTCCTAGAAACGCCGAGTCTTTTAACACTTTAGTCCCAGCTACCATTCATGCCGGACTGCCGTCGCAGTTGTTAGCCAACCGCCCTGATATTAAGCAGGCGGAGCTGGAGTTGGCAGCATCCAAGCTGGATGTTAAGGTGGCCAAAGCACAGTTTTATCCTTCGCTGGGTATATCTGCAGCTATTGGTTACAGGGCCTTTAATCCGGCATACTTGTTAAAAACACCGGAGTCGTTGCTGTATACTTTGGCAGGAGATATAGTGGCACCCTTAATTAACAGGAATGCCATTAAGGCAACCTATAGTAGTGCCAGCGCCAAGCAGCTACAGGCAGTGTACAACTACGAGCGTACTATCCTGAATGCGTATCTGGAGGTGGCTAATCAGTTGGCTAAAATCGATAACCTGGAAAGAAGTTATGATCTGAAATCGAAGCAGGTACAGGCACTAACGCAGTCCATCGATATTTCTAACGATCTGTTCAGATCAGCAAGGGCAGATTACATGGAAGTACTCATGACGCAACGCGATGCCCTGGAGTCGAGGTTTGAACTGGTTGAAACCAAAAAGCAACAGATGAGCGCCCTGGTAAATATTTACCAGGCATTAGGTGGCGGATGGAATTAA